In Actinoplanes derwentensis, the following proteins share a genomic window:
- a CDS encoding YbaB/EbfC family nucleoid-associated protein, translated as MFDARGLGEAERLIDEWRGSIEERSRRALELSSRLARLTETVRSPDGLITVTVGSDGGLTRLDLGEGIRRRPAAGTAREILATLRAAQTAMVTTVTATTSETVGADSATGQAIIETFAARLRPEDCCRD; from the coding sequence ATGTTCGACGCGCGTGGCCTCGGTGAGGCCGAGAGACTGATCGACGAGTGGCGGGGCAGCATCGAGGAACGCTCCCGGCGGGCCCTCGAGCTGTCGTCCCGCCTGGCACGGCTCACCGAGACCGTGCGAAGTCCCGACGGCCTGATCACCGTGACAGTCGGGTCCGATGGTGGCCTGACCCGGCTCGACCTGGGCGAGGGCATCCGGCGGCGCCCCGCGGCTGGCACCGCGCGGGAGATCCTGGCGACCCTGCGGGCCGCGCAGACCGCGATGGTCACAACCGTCACGGCCACGACCAGCGAGACGGTGGGCGCCGACTCGGCGACCGGGCAAGCGATCATCGAGACTTTCGCGGCCCGCCTCCGCCCGGAGGACTGCTGCCGTGACTGA
- a CDS encoding AAA family ATPase → MSSHALVSPADEAATVIAAVLGDLTTGEHRGVVVDSPPGAGKSTLVVRAAGELAATGDPLMIVAQTNEQVDDLIERLGTRSPEIGVGRLSAVDYAPSDRVKAHPACRVAAKVGDLGSPSVTIGTAAKWATVTEGTWPWAIVDEAYQMRSDALLRVAPRFERALFVGDPGQLDPFSTVEVDRWIGLSWDPMQSAVAVLLRHNPDLPVHRLPVSWRLPASAAPVVARAFYPFTGFRSGTGPGDRMLAFGQSARDPFDEVLDTAAATGWGLHELAERFTVRTDAEAAAACAQLAARALTRDGVASSESGTGPLTADRIAVGAAHRDQVAVIRSLLPPEAAEITVDTANRLQGREYDLTIVLHPLSGRRDATAFHLESGRLCVLTSRHRHACVVVARAGIAELLDAHPSTEPVHLNVPVKFPDGWEANQSMLAHLYRPGR, encoded by the coding sequence GTGAGTTCCCACGCGCTCGTCAGCCCGGCCGATGAGGCCGCGACCGTCATCGCCGCCGTGCTCGGCGACCTCACCACCGGTGAGCATCGCGGAGTGGTGGTCGATTCCCCACCCGGAGCCGGCAAGTCGACTCTGGTGGTGCGCGCGGCCGGTGAGCTGGCCGCGACCGGCGATCCCCTGATGATCGTCGCGCAGACCAACGAGCAGGTGGACGACCTGATCGAGCGCCTGGGCACACGGTCGCCGGAGATCGGAGTGGGCCGGTTGTCGGCCGTCGATTACGCGCCTTCGGATCGGGTCAAAGCACATCCGGCCTGCCGGGTGGCGGCCAAGGTCGGCGACCTGGGTTCACCGTCCGTAACTATCGGTACGGCGGCCAAGTGGGCCACCGTGACCGAGGGCACCTGGCCGTGGGCGATCGTCGACGAGGCTTACCAGATGAGGTCGGACGCTCTGCTGCGTGTCGCGCCGCGGTTCGAGCGGGCCCTGTTCGTGGGCGATCCCGGTCAGCTCGACCCGTTCTCGACGGTCGAGGTGGACCGGTGGATCGGTCTCTCCTGGGATCCGATGCAGAGTGCAGTGGCCGTCCTGCTGCGGCACAATCCGGACCTTCCGGTGCACCGACTCCCGGTGTCGTGGCGGCTGCCGGCGTCGGCGGCTCCGGTGGTGGCCCGGGCGTTCTACCCCTTCACCGGGTTCCGTTCGGGGACCGGGCCGGGTGATCGCATGCTCGCTTTCGGACAGTCCGCGCGAGATCCGTTCGACGAGGTGCTGGACACCGCGGCGGCGACCGGCTGGGGTTTGCACGAGTTGGCCGAGCGCTTCACCGTTCGTACCGACGCGGAAGCCGCCGCCGCCTGCGCGCAACTCGCCGCACGTGCCCTGACCAGGGACGGTGTCGCGTCTTCGGAATCCGGCACCGGCCCGCTCACCGCGGATCGGATCGCTGTCGGCGCCGCGCATCGCGACCAGGTCGCGGTGATCCGGTCGCTGCTCCCGCCGGAGGCCGCGGAGATCACCGTCGACACCGCGAACAGACTTCAGGGCCGGGAGTACGACTTGACCATCGTCCTGCATCCGCTCTCCGGCCGGCGGGACGCGACCGCCTTCCATCTGGAGTCGGGGCGGCTCTGTGTGCTGACCTCCCGGCATCGGCACGCGTGCGTGGTGGTGGCCCGGGCCGGCATCGCCGAGCTGCTCGACGCGCACCCGTCGACCGAGCCGGTGCACCTGAACGTGCCGGTGAAGTTCCCGGACGGCTGGGAGGCCAACCAGTCGATGCTCGCCCATCTATACCGACCGGGCCGATGA
- a CDS encoding bifunctional DNA primase/polymerase yields MSLLTALAYARHGIPVLPVHTPDRGGSCSCDKGARCASSGKHPRLRHGLTEATTDPQQIQLWWTFWPRANVGLRTGVVMDVADVDSAEGWHGLRHLLGGDVPAGPQVRSGGGGRHLWFRPTGWGNRVRLVPGLDWRGAGGYVLAPPSRHARGADYRWIRRPAVTLPVVPTALLTLLAGPPPTAAAGRSGPITHPDRYAEAALDAETTRVAGAVEGTRNDTLNRAAFMLGRLVGAGLLDEPEVRRELTAAARRAGLGWTEIRGTLRSGLTAGRRHPFATNRTNAA; encoded by the coding sequence ATGTCGCTCCTGACCGCCCTGGCGTACGCCCGGCACGGGATCCCCGTCCTGCCGGTGCACACGCCTGACCGGGGTGGTTCCTGTTCTTGCGACAAAGGAGCCCGATGCGCCAGTTCCGGCAAGCACCCACGACTCCGTCACGGCCTGACCGAGGCCACGACCGATCCGCAGCAGATCCAGCTCTGGTGGACCTTCTGGCCGCGCGCCAACGTGGGCCTGCGCACCGGAGTGGTGATGGACGTGGCCGACGTCGACTCCGCGGAGGGCTGGCACGGGCTGCGTCATCTGCTCGGCGGCGACGTGCCGGCCGGTCCGCAGGTGCGCAGCGGCGGGGGCGGCCGGCACCTGTGGTTCCGCCCGACCGGGTGGGGCAACCGCGTCCGCCTGGTCCCGGGGCTCGACTGGCGCGGTGCGGGTGGTTATGTGCTGGCGCCACCCTCGCGGCATGCCCGCGGTGCCGACTACCGCTGGATCCGGCGGCCCGCCGTGACGCTGCCGGTCGTGCCCACCGCTTTGCTGACCCTGCTCGCGGGCCCGCCGCCGACGGCCGCGGCCGGGCGGTCCGGGCCGATCACCCATCCGGACCGCTACGCCGAGGCCGCTCTCGACGCCGAGACGACACGGGTCGCCGGAGCCGTCGAGGGCACCCGCAACGACACGCTGAACAGGGCGGCCTTCATGCTCGGCCGGCTCGTCGGGGCGGGTCTGCTGGACGAGCCGGAGGTCCGGCGGGAGCTGACGGCCGCGGCCCGGCGGGCAGGGCTGGGCTGGACCGAGATCCGCGGCACGCTGCGCTCCGGCCTGACCGCCGGCCGCCGGCATCCGTTCGCGACAAACCGAACAAACGCGGCCTGA